DNA from Bordetella genomosp. 13:
GTCCGTCGCACGCCAGTATCTCGGCTATGGCCTGCCGCACGCCGACCTGATCCAGGAAGGCAACGTCGGCCTCATGAAAGCCGTCAAGCGCTTCGATCCCGAACGCGGTGTGCGCCTGGTGTCGTTCGCGGTGCACTGGATCAAGGCTGAGATCCACGAATACATCATCCGCAACTGGCGCCTGGTCAAGGTGGCTACCACCAAGGCCCAGCGCAAGCTGTTCTTCAACCTGCGCAGCATGCGTCCCGACGGGCATACGCTCGACCCCGAACAGGTCGACCATATCGCCAACGAACTGAACGTTCGCCGCGAAGACGTCAGCGAAATGGAAGTGCGCCTGTCCGGCCGCGACCTCTCGCTCGAGAACCAGGACGAGGACGACGACAGCTACGCGCCCATCGCCTACCTGTCCGACGAAGGTCGCCAGGAACCCACGCGCGTGCTGGCTCGCATGGCCCGCGACGAACAACAGGGCGCGGGCCTGACCAGCGCACTGGAAGCGCTCGATCCGCGTTCGCGCCGCATCATCGAGGCGCGCTGGCTGCAGGACGACGGCGGCGCCACCCTGCATGAGCTGGCACAAGAATTCGGCGTGTCGGCCGAGCGCATCCGCCAGATCGAATCGGCCGCGCTGAAGAAGATGCGCGGCACGCTGCAGCCTGTTTGAAGCCGCCCATCCGGGTTAATGGATTGATACAAAGTCGGCCACGATTTTTTCCCCGGCGCGGGAAACTTTACTCGCGGCGTACGGACTAACTTCATGTAGACAGCGAGGCCCGGAGCACGCTTCGCTTGCTGTCTTGTCGTTCGTCTCGGCTTCTCCTCTTTCCCCTCCCCTATGAGACGAACGCTTGCGGGGCATCGGTAATCCGGTGCCCCGATTTTTTTGCGCGCTCGCGCGGTTCAGAGAACTTTTGTGCGTCAGGCGGCGCGCGGCTGCGCGGCCGCGCACAGCGCGTGCCACGTAGCGGGATTCAAGCGCCGCACGCTCGTCGCCAGCGATCCGTCGCGGTACAGCTTCAGCCAGCGATAGCCCGGCGCGGCGCCGTCCAGCGTATGGCGGCCGTTGTGCACCGCGAACTGGAAGCACGTCGAAGGCGTGGCCAGCAGGCGCAGATGGTGGCGGCGCCGGTCGAACTGGCGG
Protein-coding regions in this window:
- the rpoH gene encoding RNA polymerase sigma factor RpoH; the encoded protein is MKQPSSSLAYSGNALALAVANPGALGTIDAYISTVNRLPVLTPERETELARRLRDQEDLEAARELVLSHLRLVVSVARQYLGYGLPHADLIQEGNVGLMKAVKRFDPERGVRLVSFAVHWIKAEIHEYIIRNWRLVKVATTKAQRKLFFNLRSMRPDGHTLDPEQVDHIANELNVRREDVSEMEVRLSGRDLSLENQDEDDDSYAPIAYLSDEGRQEPTRVLARMARDEQQGAGLTSALEALDPRSRRIIEARWLQDDGGATLHELAQEFGVSAERIRQIESAALKKMRGTLQPV